One Schistocerca gregaria isolate iqSchGreg1 unplaced genomic scaffold, iqSchGreg1.2 ptg000414l, whole genome shotgun sequence DNA segment encodes these proteins:
- the LOC126311359 gene encoding keratin-associated protein 5-3-like isoform X3 has protein sequence MCLCSASSQIGVCLCRASSQISVCQCSASSQISVCQCSASSRISVCQCSASSKISVCQSSASSKISVCQSSASSQISVCQCSASSQISVCQCSASSQIDVCPCSASSQIFVCQCSDCPQIGVCQFSACPQISVCQCSACQQIGVCQCSASSQIGVCQCSASSQIGVCQCSASSQICVYQCSASSQIGVCQCCASSQIAVCQCSASSQIGVRQCRASSQIGVCQCSASSQTGVCQCSAYSQIGVCQCSASSQIGVCLCSASSQISVCQCGASSQISVCQCSASSHLGVCQCSASSKISVCHCSASSQISK, from the exons atgtgtctgtgtagtgcttcttcccaaataggtgtgtgtctgtgtcgtgcttcttcccaaataagtgtgtgtcagtgtagtgcttcttcccaaataagtgtgtgtcagtgtagtgcttcttccagaataagtgtgtgtcagtgtagtgcttcttccaaaataagtgtgtgtcagtctagtgcttcttccaaaataagtgtgtgtcagtctagtgcttcttcccaaataagtgtgtgtcagtgtagtgcttcctcccaaataagtgtgtgtcagtgtagtgcttcttcccaaatagatgtgtgtccgtgtagtgcttcttcccaaatatttgtgtgtcagtgtagtgattgtccccaaatag gtgtgtgtcagtttagtgcttgtccccaaataagtgtgtgtcagtgtagtgcttgtcagcaaataggtgtgtgtcagtgtagtgcttcttcccaaataggtgtgtgtcagtgtagtgcttcttcccaaataggtgtgtgtcagtgtagtgcttcttcccaaatatgtgtgtatcagtgtagtgcttcttcccaaataggtgtgtgtcagtgttgtgcttcttctcaaatagctgtgtgtcagtgtagtgcttcttcccaaataggtgtgcgtcagtgtagagcttcttcccaaataggtgtgtgtcagtgtagtgcttcttcccaaacaggtgtgtgtcagtgtagtgcttattcccaaataggtgtgtgtcagtgtagtgcttcttcccaaataggtgtgtgtctgtgtagtgcttcttcccaaataagtgtgtgtcagtgtggtgcttcatcccaaataagtgtgtgtcagtgtagtgcttcttcccacttaggtgtgtgtcagtgtagtgcttcttccaaaataagtgtgtgtcattgtagtgcttcttcccaaataagtaaataa